One Coffea arabica cultivar ET-39 chromosome 5e, Coffea Arabica ET-39 HiFi, whole genome shotgun sequence DNA segment encodes these proteins:
- the LOC140006905 gene encoding uncharacterized protein gives MEGPPWPPPVTGGGAGPSRSFADVLSGPCRLESNIPDLGCCSTYRGEPALRLSQKDLQLLSTPFQNALVGRFPFRRPPMEVIRHFFVSLGLKGECDVGLLDMNHVLIRPSSEEDFSRLFVRRSWFVQGAQMLLSKWTMDFKAHQDSTFAPVWVSLPSLPLPLFNKIYIAKLAGLLGRYLKSDSATLALKRPSVARVLVEMDVSVAPPHRIRIGEDQEGFWQEVEYESWPKFCGFCTRFGHEIGECFRKNPDLIPPKTLGRKAEKATAVYRPKAITGQTGSALGLLQQEIPGKQVMEPEVSAHSEPEVVTAAMGQAAHSHAVDHLQHVPGLALVEADAGVDSISEETRGGVAFGRDSVAVDVSADVSASSSRETNAVEVLSSHLLATQAGGCEGEVCGQVARIAPSSNTFAVLQSLSDTEFQDFERTPSRSATHAPAARPNHRRQYSEGDLPGEVAQWAHLKEFHREFQQRLSSDPAATGGTLEDVKFVRLEQQEAAGKDQLGARHKGGRPAKSSSNQIVVWNIRGASRKDSLRYLQKICKANAIRFLVLLEPLSDTPQLEVVRRFLGFDKAAAALNNKVWVFWCNEMSLCFREMAEQLLHMCINFPSGCSIQLSAVYARCSRVGRRELWAAMEELAGTGRGPWLLAGDFNVISNAEERAGGSPANARNMEEFNAAIGTCGLVEVPFDGSLITWTNGRVWQRLDRALMNRDWADGYEFSHVSHLSRGRSDHAPLLITAHSAGQRKSSFKFLNVWQRHTGFMDVVRQGWAMPMEGVGMPKFHNKLRAVKCCLQAWNVQVFGNIFNKVKEAEAVMKQKEERFDNERDSVSRAALEEAKSRYARTLAVECEYWRQKAGIKWLQVGDANSAYFHSRCRQRRSFNFVARIKEQSGAWLEDIHDIRRSAVEFFSSLFASDHHGCRSPGLPFSLPQLTSADNAMLGALP, from the exons ATGGAGGGTCCTCCGTGGCCGCCGCCGGTTACAGGGGGTGGCGCAGGCCCTTCCAGGTCTTTTGCAGATGTGCTCTCTGGCCCGTGCCGGTTGGAGTCGAATATTCCAGATCTGGGGTGTTGTTCAACGTATCGAGGAGAACCTGCTTTGCGGTTATCTCAGAAGGATTTACAGCTGCTCTCTACACCATTCCAAAATGCGTTAGTTGGCAGATTTCCGTTCCGCCGCCCTCCTATGGAAGTCATTAGGCATTTTTTCGTATCGCTGGGTCTCAAGGGAGAGTGTGATGTCGGTCTGCTCGATATGAATCACGTCCTCATCAGGCCGTCATCTGAGGAGGACTTTTCAAGGCTTTTCGTGCGCCGTTCATGGTTCGTACAGGGTGCACAGATGCTGTTATCAAAGTGGACGATGGATTTTAAAGCCCATCAGGATTCGACGTTTGCGCCTGTATGGGTATCTTTGCCGTCGCTTCCATTGCCTTTGTTCAACAAGATATACATAGCCAAATTGGCGGGTTTGCTGGGAAGATATCTAAAGAGTGACTCTGCGACACTAGCGCTTAAGCGCCCTTCTGTGGCGCGGGTTTTGGTTGAGATGGATGTATCGGTGGCTCCTCCACACCGTATACGGATTGGAGAAGACCAGGAGGGTTTCTGGCAGGAGGTGGAATATGagagctggccgaaattttgTGGGTTCTGCACTCGCTTTGGTCATGAAATTGGGGAATGTTTCAGGAAGAACCCAGATCTTATCCCTCCCAAAACATTAGGCAGGAAGGCTGAGAAGGCAACGGCGGTTTACAGGCCTAAGGCTATCACTGGTCAGACTGGGTCTGCATTGGGGCTCCTACAGCAGGAAATACCGGGTAAACAGGTTATGGAACCTGAGGTGAGTGCCCATTCAGAGCCGGAGGTAGTAACGGCTGCTATGGGTCAGGCGGCGCATAGTCACGCGGTGGATCATCTTCAACATGTCCCAGGTCTAGCGCTTGTGGAAGCAGACGCTGGTGTTGATTCAATCTCGGAAGAAACCCGTGGTGGTGTAGCGTTTGGGAGAGACTCGGTAGCTGTGGATGTGTCTGCTGATGTATCTGCGTCATCTTCGAGGGAGACGAATGCAGTGGAGGTTCTTTCTTCTCATTTGTTAGCAACGCAGGCTGGGGGTTGCGAAGGGGAGGTTTGCGGCCAGGTTGCAAGGATCGCACCGTCCTCCAATACCTTTGCTGTCCTGCAATCATTATCAGACACAGAGTTTCAGGATTTTGAGCGCACTCCGTCCCGGTCTGCGACACATGCTCCAGCAGCTAGGCCGAATCATAGAAGACAATACTCGGAAGGGGATCTACCGGGTGAGGTAGCGCAGTGGGCGCATCTAAAAGAATTCCATAGGGAGTTCCAGCAGCGGTTATCTTCAGATCCGGCGGCAACGGGAGGGACGTTGGAGGATGTCAAGTTTGTACGTCTTGAGCAGCAGGAGGCCGCGGGTAAAGATCAGCTTGGAGCTAGGCACAAGGGTGGTCGGCCAGCTAAATCATCTTCCAATCAG ATTGTTGTTTGGAACATACGTGGGGCTTCTCGTAAGGATTCTCTAAGATATCTACAAAAGATTTGCAAAGCTAATGCAATACGGTTTTTGGTACTTCTGGAACCTTTGTCGGATACGCCACAGCTTGAGGTGGTAcgccggtttctagggtttgatAAAGCGGCGGCAGCATTGAATAATAAGGTATGGGTTTTTTGGTGCAATGAGATGTCATTGTGTTTCAGGGAAATGGCCGAGCAGCTCCTCCATATGTGCATCAATTTTCCTTCCGGGTGCTCTATTCAACTTTCGGCCGTTTATGCACGGTGTTCAAGGGTTGGGCGACGCGAGCTGTGGGCAGCAATGGAGGAATTGGCGGGTACCGGTAGGGGGCCTTGGTTGTTGGCAGGGGATTTCAATGTCATTTCCAATGCGGAGGAGCGAGCGGGAGGCTCCCCGGCTAATGCACGGAACATGGAGGAATTTAATGCCGCTATTGGCACCTGTGGCTTAGTGGAGGTGCCTTTTGATGGGTCGTTAATTACTTGGACGAATGGTAGGGTGTGGCAGAGATTGGATAGGGCTTTAATGAATCGGGATTGGGCTGATGGGTACGAGTTTTCCCATGTTTCGCATTTGTCCAGAGGTCGTTCGGATCATGCTCCGCTATTGATTACTGCCCACAGCGCGGGACAAAGGAAgagttcttttaaatttttaaatgtaTGGCAGCGACATACAGGTTTTATGGATGTGGTCCGCCAGGGCTGGGCGATGCCCATGGAGGGGGTGGGTATGCCAAAATTTCATAATAAATTACGGGCAGTAAAATGTTGTCTGCAAGCATGGAACGTACAGGTCTTTGGTAATATTTTTAACAAAGTGAAGGAGGCTGAGGCTGTTatgaaacaaaaagaagaacGGTTTGACAATGAGAGGGATTCAGTTTCTCGAGCAGCGCTGGAGGAGGCAAAATCGAGATATGCAAGGACTTTGGCGGTGGAGTGTGAGTATTGGAGGCAGAAGGCGGGCATCAAATGGTTGCAGGTTGGGGATGCTAATTCGGCGTACTTCCATTCTCGATGCCGTCAGCGCCGAAGTTTTAATTTTGTGGCCCGTATTAAGGAGCAGTCTGGAGCATGGTTGGAGGATATACATGATATTAGGCGGTCAGCAGTGGAGTTCTTCTCTTCCTTGTTCGCTTCGGACCACCACGGCTGTCGCTCTCCAGGCCTTCCTTTTTCACTCCCCCAATTAACCTCGGCGGATAATGCCATGTTGGGTGCCTTACCTTAA